One part of the Leucoraja erinacea ecotype New England chromosome 17, Leri_hhj_1, whole genome shotgun sequence genome encodes these proteins:
- the LOC129705032 gene encoding sorting nexin-20-like, whose translation MEDGDNDQTNRLQRLSMSDDQPAASCGNEGESVPETGSSGIRGQGCHPMDGIPSQNQANPKALCGRALPEALLTTKQLFQYWNTMNKKVKPIRLLFEIPETRTVNEQCSRYVMYKVVVIKSGTYDGNQAYIERRYSDFEKLHRNILRNFKEEVEEITFPKKIMAGNFLPGKIAERKLAFRDYLAQLYAIKDIRFSDEFIEFFYLPEVQEGYGCLRSGQYTRALKGLLNVFSLQEKLCMHRHITLVLTLSAIGLCCRDLGHIEDAYVFCEKAGLILHDFSCHQYYYPLMKIQVALGNELGRNMRHLQDRLIKMEERHGNQSNQPSLKELVVQEYIQDG comes from the exons ATGGAAGATGGCGACAATGATCAGACCAACAGACTACAACGTTTATCAATGAGCGATGATCAACCTGCCGCATCCTGTGGGAACGAGGGTGAGTCTGTTCCGGAGACGGGAAGCTCAGGTATCCGAGGTCAGGGATGTCACCCAATGGATGGAATCCCATCACAAAACCAAGCCAATCCAAAAG CGCTGTGCGGCAGGGCTCTGCCGGAAGCTCTGCTGACCACCAAGCAGCTGTTTCAGTACTGGAACACCATGAACAAGAAGGTGAAACCCATCCGCCTGCTCTTCGAGATACCAGAGACCAGAACTGTGAATGAGCAGTGCTCCAGATATGTG ATGTACAAGGTGGTGGTGATCAAGTCGGGCACCTACGACGGCAACCAGGCCTACATTGAACGGCGATACTCGGACTTTGAAAAACTGCACAGGAATATCCTGAGGAACTTTAAAGAAGAGGTGGAAGAGATCACTTTTCCAAAGAAAATCATGGCGGGGAACTTCCTTCCCGGGAAAATCGCCGAGCGGAAGCTGGCGTTCCGGGACTATCTGGCGCAGTTGTACGCAATCAAAGACATCCGCTTCTCCGATGAGTTTATTGAATTTTTCTATCTGCCAGAGGTGCAGGAGGGATATGGGTGCCTGAGGAGCGGACAGTACACCAGGGCTCTGAAGGGTCTTCTCAATGTGTTCAGCTTACAGGAGAAGCTGTGTATGCATCGCCACATTACCTTGGTCCTCACTCTCAGTGCTATTGGACTGTGTTGCAGAGACCTGGGGCATATAGAAGATGCCTATGTATTTTGCGAGAAGGCTGGGCTTATCTTGCACGATTTTAGTTGCCATCAGTACTATTACCCTCTGATGAAGATTCAGGTCGCCCTGGGAAACGAGTTGGGGAGGAACATGCGGCACTTACAGGACAGGCTGATCAAAATGGAGGAGCGCCACGGAAACCAAAGCAACCAGCCGTCGCTGAAAGAGCTGGTGGTGCAGGAATACATACAGGACGGCTGA
- the LOC129705495 gene encoding protein naked cuticle homolog 1-like, protein LSHRRHNSDQHPQHNTCAQHCLDDNTERRNHYLDLAGIENYTSKFGPGSTPAASRKENQARVWQQARSRSHEPDASHGHHRRSQPIDPGHSHPPAHSRAVELQQRLRSQDSAKHSVKSPKAPGKVAAAGAAGKVGRSKSSQGPHVPTASTPAAAAAAAGPGIPCPPAQLAPQHPPGHRKHRQKAREAQQAYKTFQPSPRVAEQEHVKDLPSLLLYDGHVGRMIQRHEHHHHHEHHHHYHHFYQT, encoded by the exons CTCTCTCACAGACGCCACAACAGCGACCAGCATCCCCAGCACAACACCTGCGCTCAGCATTGTCTGGATGACAACACAGAGAGGAGAAACCACTACCTTGACTTGGCAGGGATAGAAAACTACACCTCAAAATTTGGACCAG GTTCAACTCCAGCGGCCTCCAGGAAGGAGAACCAGGCGAGGGTTTGGCAGCAAGCCAGATCGCGCTCCCATGAGCCGGACGCATCGCACGGCCACCACAGGCGATCGCAACCCATCGACCCCGGACACAGCCATCCTCCCGCACACAGCAGGGCGGTGGAACTGCAGCAACGACTGCGCAGCCAGGACAGCGCCAAGCATTCGGTTAAATCGCCCAAGGCTCCGGGTAAAGTCGCCGCGGCGGGAGCGGCCGGCAAGGTGGGAAGGAGCAAATCCTCGCAGGGTCCTCACGTGCCGACGGCATCCACTCCCgcggcagcggcggcagcggccgGCCCGGGTATCCCGTGTCCACCGGCGCAGCTCGCCCCGCAGCATCCGCCGGGCCACAGGAAGCACCGGCAGAAGGCCAGGGAGGCCCAGCAAGCCTACAAGACCTTCCAGCCCTCGCCGCGGGTGGCCGAGCAGGAGCACGTGAAGGACCTGCCGTCACTCCTGCTCTACGACGGACATGTTGGCCGCATGATCCAGAGACacgaacaccaccaccaccatgaaCACCACCACCACTACCACCACTTCTACCAGACATGA